The following proteins are co-located in the Noviherbaspirillum sp. UKPF54 genome:
- a CDS encoding PaaI family thioesterase translates to MQASITADAFNERGKPFLPGLLGIVVTAVDKEFLKAELAVQPSHLAPNGYLHAGSVVTLADTACGYACIANLPQGAASFTTIELKSNFLGTAREGVVECEARAVHTGRNTQVWDALVKHRDTGKLIATFRCTQMILWPKQA, encoded by the coding sequence ATGCAAGCAAGCATCACCGCAGACGCCTTCAACGAGCGCGGCAAGCCCTTCCTGCCGGGACTGCTCGGCATCGTCGTGACCGCCGTCGACAAGGAATTCCTCAAAGCCGAACTGGCGGTGCAGCCATCGCACTTGGCGCCCAACGGTTACCTGCACGCCGGCAGCGTGGTGACGCTGGCCGATACGGCCTGCGGCTACGCCTGCATCGCCAACCTGCCGCAGGGTGCCGCCAGCTTCACCACCATCGAACTCAAGAGCAATTTCCTGGGAACCGCGCGCGAAGGCGTGGTCGAATGCGAAGCGCGTGCCGTGCACACCGGCCGCAATACGCAAGTGTGGGACGCATTGGTCAAACACCGCGACACCGGCAAGCTGATTGCCACCTTCCGCTGCACGCAGATGATCCTGTGGCCGAAGCAGGCGTGA
- a CDS encoding 3'-5' exonuclease family protein, with product MLNRYPKLIFIDLETTGPNPAADFITEIGLVEVSAAGVSRWSALVNPQAPIPPFIQHLTGISDAMVRDAPTFATLAGEVLHRLQGGLFIAHNARFDYGFLRNAFKRLGMTLRCEALCTVKLSRKLFPQEIKHSLDALVERHGLSAQARHRALADADLLWQFWRKLEATLAPEALDDAVGQLLQRPSIPAQLEPELLDDLPDTPGVYVFHGEHDVALYVGRGQQLRQRVLAHFPDHPSSRGAQLARAVRRLAWHETAGEIGAQLLEAQLQKRLRPVHGAPRERDICSWQLRPAPDGRRRPVLVHASELDFGRGEHLYGLFNSPDKAEMALQALTDEHGLCPVLLGLEARNDTGLACNAHAAGRCRGACAGQEPPEQHEARLELALAALKLKPWPYVGPIGLLETGTAGRSEVHVVDNWSYLGTVRDERDLWDILEQAPALSAFDVDTYKTVTRALALGKLQVHPLSARKIASPIRLAQFVQ from the coding sequence ATGCTCAATCGCTATCCCAAGCTGATCTTCATCGACCTGGAGACGACGGGGCCCAATCCGGCTGCCGACTTCATCACTGAAATCGGCCTGGTGGAGGTTTCCGCCGCCGGCGTGAGCCGCTGGTCGGCGCTGGTCAATCCGCAAGCACCGATTCCACCGTTCATCCAGCACCTGACCGGCATCAGCGACGCCATGGTGCGCGACGCACCGACCTTCGCCACGCTGGCCGGCGAGGTGCTGCACCGCCTGCAGGGCGGCCTGTTCATCGCGCACAACGCGCGCTTCGATTACGGCTTCCTGCGCAATGCGTTCAAGCGCCTCGGCATGACGTTGCGCTGCGAGGCGCTGTGCACGGTCAAGCTCTCGCGCAAGCTGTTTCCGCAGGAGATCAAGCATAGTCTCGACGCGCTGGTGGAGCGTCACGGCCTGTCGGCGCAGGCGCGCCATCGCGCGCTGGCCGATGCCGACCTGCTCTGGCAGTTCTGGAGAAAGCTGGAGGCGACGCTGGCGCCGGAAGCCCTCGATGACGCGGTCGGACAACTGCTGCAGCGTCCGAGCATTCCTGCGCAGCTGGAACCGGAACTGCTCGACGACCTGCCGGACACGCCGGGCGTGTACGTGTTCCATGGCGAGCACGACGTCGCGCTGTATGTGGGCCGCGGCCAGCAACTGCGGCAGCGCGTGCTCGCGCATTTCCCCGACCACCCTTCCAGCCGCGGCGCGCAGCTCGCGCGCGCCGTGCGCCGCCTCGCGTGGCACGAGACGGCGGGAGAAATCGGGGCGCAACTGCTGGAAGCGCAACTGCAAAAGCGCCTGAGACCGGTGCACGGCGCGCCGCGCGAACGCGACATATGCAGCTGGCAACTACGTCCCGCGCCCGACGGCCGCCGGCGACCGGTGCTGGTCCATGCCAGCGAACTGGATTTCGGCCGCGGCGAGCACCTGTACGGCTTGTTCAATTCACCCGACAAGGCCGAGATGGCGCTCCAGGCGCTCACCGACGAGCATGGCCTGTGCCCGGTACTGCTCGGGCTGGAAGCGCGCAACGATACCGGCCTCGCATGCAACGCGCACGCAGCGGGCCGCTGTCGCGGCGCATGCGCTGGCCAGGAGCCGCCGGAGCAGCACGAGGCCCGCCTCGAGCTCGCGCTGGCCGCGCTCAAACTCAAGCCCTGGCCCTACGTCGGGCCGATCGGCCTGCTCGAAACCGGCACCGCCGGCAGAAGCGAGGTGCACGTGGTCGACAACTGGAGCTACCTCGGCACGGTGCGCGACGAACGCGACTTGTGGGACATCCTGGAGCAGGCGCCGGCGCTATCGGCCTTCGACGTCGACACCTACAAGACCGTCACGCGCGCGCTTGCGCTGGGCAAGCTGCAGGTCCACCCGCTGTCGGCACGCAAGATCGCCTCGCCGATCCGCCTGGCGCAATTCGTGCAATAA
- a CDS encoding MarR family winged helix-turn-helix transcriptional regulator, with product MKPIRLPCYAGSFRQAARIVTQMYDAALKPSGVKITQFGILRLLNAYPGLTTGEMAEALVMDSTTLTRTLKIIQDNGWIAVVPGADRRERHWSITPAGLEKMQQALPLWKNAQKEFAGLAQDVDLDSLTRTVFHLVQKVGT from the coding sequence GTGAAGCCGATCAGACTGCCCTGCTATGCCGGCTCGTTTCGCCAGGCCGCGCGCATCGTGACGCAAATGTACGATGCCGCGCTCAAGCCGTCGGGCGTGAAGATCACCCAGTTCGGCATCCTGCGCCTGCTGAACGCCTATCCGGGCCTGACGACCGGCGAGATGGCCGAGGCGCTGGTGATGGACAGCACGACGCTCACGCGCACGCTGAAAATCATCCAGGACAATGGCTGGATTGCGGTGGTGCCCGGAGCAGACCGGCGCGAGCGGCACTGGAGCATCACGCCGGCGGGGCTGGAAAAGATGCAGCAGGCGCTGCCGCTGTGGAAGAATGCACAAAAGGAATTTGCGGGACTGGCGCAGGACGTGGACCTGGACAGCCTGACCCGCACGGTTTTTCACTTGGTGCAGAAAGTGGGTACATAA
- a CDS encoding alpha-ketoglutarate-dependent dioxygenase AlkB gives MNDLFGPAPALEPIPMIDADVTFMHGFYRQPHTGFLLQALLREIAWRQETIRLWDKEYLQPRLSAWYGDAGARYTYSGSTFEPHAWTETLMGIKEDIEALSGHRFNSVLCNLYRNERDSVSWHSDNEAEFGEQPVIASLSLGETRVFKLRHKRRKDQKRIALELTDGSLLIMAGATQQHWQHAVEKERGPCGPRINLTFRNIVLPRAAIIRATP, from the coding sequence ATGAACGACCTGTTCGGGCCAGCTCCGGCGCTGGAGCCGATCCCGATGATCGACGCCGACGTGACGTTCATGCACGGCTTCTACCGCCAGCCGCACACCGGTTTCCTGCTGCAGGCGCTATTGCGGGAAATCGCGTGGCGCCAGGAGACGATCCGCCTGTGGGACAAGGAGTACCTGCAGCCGCGGCTGTCGGCCTGGTATGGCGATGCGGGGGCGCGCTACACCTACTCCGGCTCCACCTTCGAGCCGCATGCGTGGACGGAAACGCTCATGGGCATCAAGGAAGACATCGAGGCCCTGAGCGGGCATCGCTTCAACAGCGTGCTGTGCAACCTCTACCGCAACGAGCGCGACAGCGTGAGCTGGCACAGCGACAACGAGGCCGAGTTCGGCGAGCAGCCGGTGATCGCTTCGCTGAGCCTGGGCGAGACGCGCGTCTTCAAGTTGCGCCACAAGCGCCGCAAGGACCAGAAGCGCATCGCGCTCGAGCTGACCGACGGCAGCCTGCTGATCATGGCGGGCGCCACGCAGCAGCATTGGCAGCACGCCGTCGAGAAGGAACGCGGCCCTTGCGGGCCACGCATCAACCTTACCTTCCGCAATATCGTGCTACCGCGCGCGGCAATTATCCGCGCGACGCCATGA
- a CDS encoding Hsp20/alpha crystallin family protein — translation MYRSMFPRDIFAEFDRLQRDLQQALDTNPSIRGAGYGAFPALNIGGTPQSVELYAFAPGLDPNSIDVHLDRGVLTISGERAAELPKEDEKTSVHINERFAGRFRRVVSLPDDDINPSGVSATYRDGVLHVSVKRRQAPQPRRIAIQ, via the coding sequence ATGTACCGGTCGATGTTCCCCCGCGACATATTCGCGGAGTTTGACCGCCTGCAGCGCGACCTGCAGCAGGCACTCGATACCAATCCCAGCATCCGCGGCGCGGGCTATGGCGCCTTTCCCGCGCTGAACATCGGCGGCACGCCGCAGAGCGTGGAACTGTATGCATTCGCCCCGGGCCTCGATCCGAACAGCATCGATGTCCACCTGGACCGCGGCGTGCTTACGATTTCCGGCGAGCGCGCGGCCGAACTGCCCAAGGAGGACGAGAAGACCTCGGTCCATATCAACGAGCGCTTCGCCGGCCGCTTCCGGCGCGTGGTCAGCCTGCCGGATGACGACATCAATCCGAGCGGCGTGTCGGCCACCTATCGTGACGGCGTGCTGCATGTCAGCGTCAAGCGCCGCCAGGCACCGCAGCCGCGCCGCATCGCCATTCAGTAA
- a CDS encoding neutral zinc metallopeptidase, whose amino-acid sequence MRWEGNRESDNVEDRRDGGGGFGIGLGGGSLGIGTVVIAVVASLLFGVNPLSILSMLSGGSQQTAQVQSPQHAPANDQMTRFVRTVLADTEDTWTDLFREQGRQYVDPRLVLYSGRTPTACGTGLTAVGPFYCPGDQKVYIDLSFYRLMQQRFNVSGEFAQAYVIAHEVGHHVQHLLGISDKVDSMRRRVSEAQANALSVRLELQADCFAGVWAYHANQTRHILEEGDVETALNAASAIGDDALQKQAQGYVVPDSFTHGSSAQRVRWFTRGIETGKMSACNTFEARQL is encoded by the coding sequence ATGAGGTGGGAAGGCAATCGCGAAAGCGACAATGTGGAAGACCGCCGTGATGGCGGCGGCGGTTTCGGCATCGGCCTGGGCGGCGGTTCGCTGGGCATCGGCACGGTCGTCATCGCGGTCGTGGCGTCGCTGCTGTTCGGCGTCAACCCGCTGTCCATCCTCAGCATGCTGAGCGGCGGCTCGCAACAGACCGCGCAAGTCCAGTCCCCGCAGCATGCGCCCGCCAACGACCAGATGACGCGCTTCGTGCGCACCGTGCTGGCCGACACCGAAGACACCTGGACCGATCTGTTCCGCGAGCAAGGCCGCCAGTATGTCGACCCGCGCCTGGTGCTGTATTCCGGCAGGACGCCAACGGCTTGCGGCACCGGCCTGACCGCGGTCGGCCCGTTCTATTGCCCGGGCGACCAGAAAGTGTATATCGATCTCTCCTTCTACCGCCTCATGCAGCAGCGCTTCAACGTTTCCGGCGAATTCGCGCAAGCCTACGTGATCGCGCATGAAGTCGGGCACCATGTGCAGCACCTGCTCGGCATTTCGGACAAGGTCGACAGCATGCGCCGCCGGGTGTCGGAAGCGCAGGCCAACGCCTTGTCGGTGCGACTGGAACTGCAGGCCGACTGCTTCGCCGGCGTCTGGGCCTACCACGCGAACCAGACGCGCCACATCCTGGAAGAAGGCGATGTCGAAACGGCGCTGAACGCCGCGTCCGCGATCGGCGACGACGCACTGCAAAAGCAGGCGCAGGGTTATGTCGTGCCCGATTCATTCACCCACGGCAGCTCGGCGCAGCGCGTACGCTGGTTCACGCGCGGCATCGAAACCGGGAAAATGAGCGCCTGCAATACCTTCGAGGCACGCCAGCTCTGA
- a CDS encoding general secretion pathway protein GspB — protein sequence MSYILDALKRAEAERGTGAPHGQHLPPAAAASAAPAPQRAPWPWIIAGTLASALAAALAALAWLRSAPQPAPQPAPAVPAVLAQSPPAPPAAATSERPEAAPAQAEPTRQPPAPREVLPATVAKMPTVKKAPAPPAANPPDAAPVLALRDLPDAIQRQIPPLKVGGYIYSTNKAERSVLINDRLLAEGNEAAPGLVLERMLPDGMIMRYQDYRFRIRY from the coding sequence ATGTCGTACATCCTCGATGCGCTGAAAAGAGCGGAAGCGGAACGCGGCACCGGCGCGCCGCATGGCCAGCACCTGCCGCCGGCCGCGGCGGCTTCTGCCGCGCCTGCACCGCAGCGCGCGCCATGGCCATGGATCATCGCGGGCACGCTGGCGTCAGCGCTGGCAGCCGCATTGGCCGCCCTAGCCTGGCTGCGGTCGGCGCCGCAGCCAGCACCGCAACCGGCGCCAGCCGTTCCTGCCGTGCTGGCGCAATCGCCGCCGGCTCCTCCCGCTGCCGCAACGTCGGAACGCCCCGAGGCCGCGCCAGCACAGGCGGAACCGACCAGGCAGCCGCCGGCGCCGCGGGAAGTCCTGCCCGCCACAGTCGCCAAGATGCCGACGGTGAAAAAGGCGCCGGCGCCACCCGCGGCAAATCCGCCGGATGCGGCGCCGGTCCTCGCCCTGCGCGACCTGCCCGACGCGATACAGCGGCAGATACCGCCGCTGAAGGTCGGCGGCTATATCTATTCCACCAACAAGGCGGAGCGCTCGGTCCTGATCAACGACCGGCTGCTGGCTGAAGGCAACGAAGCCGCGCCCGGCCTTGTTCTGGAGCGGATGCTGCCGGACGGGATGATCATGCGCTACCAGGACTATCGGTTCCGGATCCGCTATTGA
- a CDS encoding DnaJ C-terminal domain-containing protein encodes MEFKDYYQTLGVSRDASADEIKKAFRKLARKYHPDVSKEPDAEARMKEVNEAFAVLSDTEKRAAYDQLGQRYHAGQEFHAPPDWDAGFEFSGAGMPDGADFSDFFSELFGAHMGRGARHAGQAHFQMRGEDHHAKVMLDLEDAYHGATRTLTLRVPRQDARGHVGLAEHTLDVHIPKGVREGQLIRLAGQGNPGIGGAPPGDLYLEVHFKPHARYRVEGRDVYATLPIAPWEAALGANVQAPVPDGVLEVRIPDGSQTGRKLRLKGRGIPGPTPGDLYLVMEVVLPPAASEKARELYRTMAREMAFNPRERIHATL; translated from the coding sequence TTGGAATTCAAGGACTATTACCAGACCCTGGGCGTGTCCCGGGATGCCAGCGCGGACGAGATCAAGAAGGCGTTCCGCAAGCTGGCGCGCAAGTACCATCCGGACGTGTCGAAGGAACCGGATGCGGAAGCGCGCATGAAAGAGGTCAACGAGGCGTTCGCGGTGCTTTCCGATACCGAAAAGCGCGCCGCCTACGACCAGCTGGGCCAGCGTTATCACGCCGGGCAGGAATTCCATGCGCCGCCCGACTGGGATGCCGGATTCGAATTTTCCGGCGCGGGCATGCCCGACGGGGCCGATTTCAGCGACTTTTTCTCCGAACTGTTCGGCGCCCATATGGGGCGCGGCGCAAGACATGCCGGCCAGGCACACTTCCAGATGCGCGGCGAAGACCATCACGCCAAGGTCATGCTAGATCTGGAGGACGCCTACCATGGCGCCACGCGCACCCTGACGCTGCGCGTGCCGCGCCAGGATGCGCGCGGCCACGTCGGCCTGGCGGAACATACGCTCGACGTGCACATTCCAAAGGGCGTGCGCGAGGGGCAGCTGATCCGGCTGGCCGGACAGGGCAACCCCGGCATCGGCGGCGCTCCGCCCGGCGACCTGTACCTGGAAGTGCATTTCAAGCCGCATGCGCGCTATCGCGTCGAAGGGCGCGACGTCTATGCGACGCTGCCGATCGCGCCGTGGGAAGCGGCGCTGGGCGCAAACGTGCAGGCGCCGGTGCCGGACGGCGTGCTCGAGGTGCGTATTCCGGATGGCTCGCAGACCGGGCGCAAGCTGCGCCTCAAGGGGCGCGGCATTCCGGGCCCGACGCCCGGCGACCTGTACCTGGTGATGGAAGTGGTGCTGCCGCCGGCGGCCAGCGAGAAGGCGCGCGAACTGTACCGGACCATGGCGCGCGAGATGGCGTTCAATCCCCGCGAGAGGATTCATGCCACCCTCTAA
- a CDS encoding host attachment protein, translating to MQTTWILAADSSRARIFEVHGQKDHLREIHDFANPAGRGNTQQIESDRRGRFFATPEGTHGEGDTYQPRVEAVEHETDLFSKEVSDFLDQACNEHRYDKLCLIAYPKFLGMMRKNMSKATQQLVEDEVPKDISWKDTREIEDYVRNKLH from the coding sequence ATGCAAACGACCTGGATCTTGGCGGCCGACAGCAGCCGCGCACGCATTTTCGAAGTACACGGGCAAAAGGATCATTTGCGGGAAATTCACGATTTCGCCAACCCGGCGGGGCGCGGCAATACCCAGCAAATAGAGAGCGACCGGCGTGGCCGCTTCTTCGCCACTCCCGAGGGGACGCATGGTGAAGGCGACACCTACCAGCCGCGCGTCGAGGCTGTCGAGCATGAAACGGACCTGTTTTCCAAGGAAGTCAGCGATTTCCTGGATCAGGCGTGCAACGAGCATCGCTACGACAAGCTGTGCCTGATCGCTTATCCCAAGTTCCTTGGGATGATGCGCAAAAACATGAGCAAGGCCACGCAGCAACTGGTCGAGGACGAGGTGCCGAAGGACATTTCCTGGAAAGACACGCGCGAGATCGAAGATTACGTGCGCAACAAGCTGCATTGA
- a CDS encoding SirB2 family protein → MSYLAIKHLHMTCAALSGSFFLVRGIWMLRDSALLKQRWVGIAPHVVDTVLLGSALTMVVWSGQYPFVQGWLTAKVLALVAYILLGAVALKRGRTKAVRTTAFIAALLVFAYIVKVALTRQVF, encoded by the coding sequence ATGAGCTACCTCGCAATCAAGCACCTCCACATGACCTGCGCCGCGCTGAGCGGCAGCTTCTTCCTGGTGCGCGGCATCTGGATGCTGCGCGACTCCGCCCTGCTCAAGCAACGCTGGGTCGGTATCGCGCCGCATGTGGTCGATACCGTGCTGCTGGGCAGCGCGCTGACGATGGTGGTGTGGAGCGGCCAGTATCCGTTCGTGCAAGGCTGGCTGACCGCGAAGGTACTCGCGCTGGTCGCCTACATCCTGCTCGGCGCGGTGGCCTTGAAGCGTGGCAGGACCAAGGCCGTGCGTACCACGGCGTTCATCGCGGCGCTGCTGGTATTCGCCTACATCGTGAAAGTCGCGCTCACCCGGCAGGTATTTTGA
- the yegQ gene encoding tRNA 5-hydroxyuridine modification protein YegQ, producing MPRAPELLLPAGSLSKMHAAFDFGADAVYAGQPRYSLRARNNEFSTLDALAAGIGEAHARGKLFFVASNIFAHNAKLKTYLRDMEPVIAMKPDALIMADPGLIMMVREKWPEVPVHLSVQANAVNWADVKFWHKMGLTRVILSRELSLDEIEEIRQQCPEMELEVFVHGALCIAYSGRCLLSGYFNHRDPNQGTCTNSCRWDYKVMNASEDASGDIARIPVETLKFNYQQALEEANQSFSALGDMPRHPLADQPYLIEEAGRPGQLMPILEDEHGTYIMNSKDLRAVEHVERLVKIGVDSLKIEGRTKSLYYVARTAQVYRRAIDDAVAGRPFNEGLLGELQGLANRGYTDGFYQRHHTQDYQNYMSGVSEVHRSHYVGDVQSVADGWAEVEVKNRFSVGDRLEVIHPSGNQIVKLESMKSSEDGAPLTVAAGSGHRVRIPLEARFDKALLARLL from the coding sequence ATGCCTCGCGCCCCCGAACTCCTGCTCCCCGCCGGCTCGCTGTCCAAGATGCACGCCGCCTTCGATTTCGGCGCCGACGCCGTCTATGCCGGCCAGCCGCGCTACAGCCTGCGCGCGCGCAACAATGAATTCTCGACGCTGGATGCGCTCGCAGCCGGCATCGGCGAAGCCCATGCGCGCGGCAAGCTGTTCTTCGTCGCCTCCAACATCTTCGCGCACAACGCCAAGCTGAAGACCTACCTGCGCGACATGGAGCCGGTGATCGCGATGAAGCCGGATGCATTGATCATGGCCGATCCCGGCCTGATCATGATGGTGCGCGAAAAGTGGCCGGAAGTGCCGGTGCACCTGTCGGTGCAGGCCAACGCCGTGAACTGGGCCGACGTGAAGTTCTGGCACAAGATGGGGCTGACGCGCGTGATCCTGTCGCGTGAACTGTCGCTCGACGAGATCGAGGAAATCCGCCAGCAATGCCCGGAGATGGAACTCGAAGTCTTCGTGCACGGCGCCTTGTGCATCGCCTATTCCGGGCGCTGCCTGCTGTCCGGCTACTTCAATCACCGCGACCCGAACCAGGGCACCTGCACCAACTCCTGCCGCTGGGATTACAAGGTGATGAATGCATCGGAAGACGCCAGCGGCGACATCGCGCGCATTCCGGTGGAGACGCTCAAGTTCAACTACCAGCAGGCGCTGGAGGAAGCGAACCAGTCGTTTTCCGCGCTGGGCGACATGCCGCGCCATCCGCTGGCCGACCAGCCCTACCTGATCGAGGAAGCGGGGCGTCCGGGCCAGCTGATGCCGATCCTGGAAGACGAGCACGGCACCTACATCATGAATTCGAAGGATCTGCGCGCGGTCGAGCACGTCGAGCGGCTGGTCAAGATCGGCGTCGACTCGCTCAAGATCGAAGGCCGCACCAAGTCGCTGTACTACGTGGCGCGCACCGCGCAAGTGTACCGCCGCGCCATCGACGACGCGGTGGCGGGACGCCCGTTCAACGAAGGCTTGCTGGGCGAACTGCAGGGGCTGGCCAACCGCGGCTACACCGACGGCTTCTACCAGCGCCACCATACGCAGGATTACCAGAACTACATGAGCGGCGTGTCGGAAGTGCACCGCAGCCACTATGTCGGCGACGTGCAATCGGTGGCCGACGGCTGGGCCGAGGTCGAGGTAAAGAACAGGTTCTCGGTCGGCGACCGGCTGGAAGTGATCCACCCCAGCGGCAACCAGATCGTCAAGCTCGAATCGATGAAATCGTCGGAAGACGGTGCGCCGCTGACGGTCGCCGCCGGCAGCGGCCACCGCGTGCGCATTCCGCTCGAAGCGCGCTTCGACAAGGCCTTGCTGGCGCGCCTGCTGTAA
- a CDS encoding cupin domain-containing protein yields the protein MSESQLDVVTGRNFSSAQVGALSNLDRYQFFHPLGKGRGFPGKLFLKEALGMNGMEVSLNKLPAGQGVPFYHQHMTHEELYIFLRGRGQFQVDGQVLDVCEGTVIRIAPDGVRTWRNHSEEDLYYIVVQARAGSMEASAIDDGVACPEKVSWPA from the coding sequence ATGAGCGAATCGCAACTCGACGTAGTAACAGGCAGGAATTTTTCCAGCGCACAAGTCGGCGCATTAAGCAATCTGGATCGCTACCAGTTCTTCCACCCGCTGGGCAAGGGGCGCGGCTTTCCAGGCAAGCTGTTCCTGAAGGAGGCGCTCGGCATGAACGGCATGGAAGTGTCCCTCAACAAGCTGCCGGCGGGCCAGGGCGTACCGTTCTATCATCAGCACATGACGCACGAAGAGCTGTATATCTTCCTGCGGGGACGCGGCCAGTTCCAGGTCGACGGGCAGGTGCTCGACGTGTGCGAGGGCACCGTCATCCGCATCGCGCCCGACGGCGTGCGCACCTGGCGCAATCATTCGGAGGAAGACCTGTATTACATCGTGGTACAGGCCAGGGCCGGCAGCATGGAAGCAAGTGCCATCGACGATGGCGTGGCGTGTCCTGAAAAGGTAAGCTGGCCGGCCTGA
- a CDS encoding alpha/beta fold hydrolase has protein sequence MNEFAEYQLNARRTPARRSGLQRNTTLIAAGAALAAAALLVRQRAKKAEHDNPPAGHFMYVDGVRLHYIERGQGQPLVLLHGDGSMIQDFEISGLIDLAADKYRVIVFDRPGYGYSRRPRDRMWGPQAQAALLHHALQLLDVENPIVLGHSWGTMIALSLALDYPDYVKSLVLLSGYYYPTARIDVPLLSPPAIPVIGDLLRYTVSPLIGRMIWPLLKRRIFNPAPVTERFSSEFPIWMTLRPLPLRASAAETAMLIPSAFLLSRRYHELRVPAVILAGDGDTYVNTRVHSEHLHHDLPHSEYRTVPDAGHMVHHLAPRQVMAAIDRAAQAAGLPAGQGVSPGQSDQFAYYGS, from the coding sequence ATGAACGAATTTGCCGAGTATCAGCTCAATGCGCGCCGGACACCCGCGCGCCGGTCCGGGCTGCAACGCAACACGACTTTGATCGCCGCCGGCGCCGCGCTGGCGGCAGCGGCGCTGCTGGTGCGCCAGCGGGCGAAAAAGGCCGAGCACGATAATCCGCCCGCCGGGCATTTCATGTACGTGGATGGCGTGCGCCTGCACTACATCGAGCGCGGGCAAGGCCAGCCGCTGGTGCTGTTGCACGGCGACGGCAGCATGATCCAGGATTTCGAAATCAGCGGCCTGATCGATCTGGCCGCCGACAAGTACCGCGTGATCGTGTTCGACCGGCCCGGCTACGGCTACAGTCGTCGGCCGCGCGACCGGATGTGGGGACCCCAGGCGCAGGCGGCCTTGCTGCACCACGCGCTGCAACTGCTCGATGTCGAAAATCCGATCGTGCTGGGCCATTCCTGGGGCACGATGATTGCGTTGTCGCTGGCACTGGATTACCCGGATTATGTGAAGAGCCTGGTCTTGCTGTCGGGCTACTACTATCCGACCGCGCGCATCGATGTGCCGCTGCTGTCGCCGCCGGCCATTCCGGTGATCGGCGATTTGCTGCGTTACACGGTGTCGCCATTGATCGGCCGGATGATCTGGCCGCTGCTGAAACGCCGCATCTTCAATCCGGCGCCGGTGACGGAGCGTTTTTCATCGGAATTTCCGATCTGGATGACGCTGCGCCCCTTGCCCTTGCGCGCCTCGGCGGCGGAGACCGCGATGCTGATTCCGTCGGCGTTTTTGCTGAGCAGGCGTTATCACGAACTGCGCGTACCGGCCGTTATCCTGGCCGGCGACGGCGACACCTATGTCAATACGCGCGTGCATTCGGAGCACTTGCACCACGACCTGCCGCACAGCGAGTACCGGACCGTGCCCGATGCCGGGCACATGGTGCACCATCTGGCGCCGCGACAGGTGATGGCGGCGATCGACCGCGCCGCGCAGGCGGCCGGCCTGCCGGCCGGGCAGGGCGTTTCGCCCGGCCAGTCGGACCAGTTCGCGTATTACGGTTCCTGA
- a CDS encoding Hsp20/alpha crystallin family protein, with product MSENTNVTKKEDGAARNEAALLPPVDVVEDASGITLYADLPGVPKDKLSLQLEADSLTIEGEVALGTTEGMESSHAEVRLPRYRRVFTLSKELDSEKAAAEFKNGVLKLRIPKAEHAQPRKIDIKVS from the coding sequence ATGAGCGAAAACACCAATGTGACGAAGAAGGAAGACGGCGCGGCTCGCAACGAGGCGGCCCTGCTGCCGCCGGTCGACGTGGTCGAGGATGCGTCCGGCATCACGCTATACGCCGACTTGCCGGGCGTGCCGAAGGATAAGCTGAGCCTGCAGCTGGAAGCTGACAGCCTGACCATCGAGGGCGAGGTCGCGCTGGGCACGACGGAAGGTATGGAATCGAGCCATGCCGAAGTCAGGCTGCCGCGCTACCGTCGCGTGTTTACCCTGTCCAAGGAACTCGACAGCGAGAAGGCAGCGGCCGAATTCAAGAATGGCGTGCTCAAGCTGCGCATTCCGAAGGCAGAACATGCGCAGCCGCGCAAGATCGACATCAAGGTAAGCTGA
- a CDS encoding RNA-binding S4 domain-containing protein — translation MQKLDFTLDGEYVELNQLLKLVGICDSGGAGKALVAGGDVCVDGKTELRKTCKIRAGQVVSLGDVRIRVVSA, via the coding sequence ATGCAAAAACTTGATTTCACCCTTGACGGCGAATACGTCGAACTCAACCAACTGCTCAAGCTCGTCGGCATCTGCGACAGCGGCGGTGCCGGCAAGGCGCTCGTGGCCGGCGGCGATGTCTGCGTCGACGGCAAGACGGAATTGCGCAAGACGTGCAAGATCCGCGCAGGACAAGTCGTCAGCCTGGGCGACGTGCGCATCCGCGTCGTTTCTGCCTGA